In Mycobacterium tuberculosis H37Rv, a single window of DNA contains:
- a CDS encoding TetR family transcriptional regulator has protein sequence MPRQAGRWSPTALRILGAAAELIALRGYSSTSTRDIAAAVGVEQPAIYKHFSAKRDILAALVRLAVEWPLELFGHITAMPVPAVVKLHRWLTESLDHLHASPYVLVSILITPDLHQESFVAERELVAEMERALVGLIETGQGEGDVRAMHPLSAARLVQALFDALALPEFAVSPDEIVEFAMTALLSDPDRLAEIRAAADALEIQTAPPDRGL, from the coding sequence ATGCCGAGGCAGGCCGGCCGCTGGAGCCCAACGGCACTCCGCATCCTGGGGGCCGCTGCCGAGCTCATCGCGCTGCGGGGTTACAGCTCCACCTCGACGCGAGACATTGCCGCAGCCGTCGGGGTGGAGCAGCCGGCCATCTACAAACACTTCTCGGCCAAACGCGATATCCTTGCGGCCCTGGTGCGGCTCGCCGTGGAGTGGCCGCTTGAGCTGTTCGGTCACATCACCGCGATGCCGGTTCCGGCGGTGGTCAAGCTGCACCGCTGGCTGACGGAATCCCTGGACCACCTGCATGCTTCGCCCTATGTGCTGGTTTCCATCCTCATCACCCCGGACCTGCATCAGGAATCCTTCGTCGCGGAGCGGGAGCTAGTCGCGGAGATGGAACGCGCGCTGGTTGGCCTGATCGAGACCGGCCAAGGCGAAGGTGATGTGCGCGCAATGCATCCGTTATCGGCTGCCAGGCTGGTGCAGGCGTTGTTTGACGCTCTGGCGCTGCCGGAATTCGCGGTCAGCCCGGACGAGATCGTCGAGTTCGCGATGACGGCGCTGTTGTCGGACCCTGATCGGCTAGCCGAGATCCGGGCAGCAGCAGATGCTTTGGAGATCCAGACCGCACCCCCCGACCGCGGGCTCTAG
- the nuoL gene encoding NADH-quinone oxidoreductase subunit L (NuoL (NADH dehydrogenase I subunit L)) has product MTTSLGTHYTWLLVALPLAGAAILLFGGRRTDAWGHLLGCAAALAAFGVGAMLLADMLGRDGLERAIHQQVFTWIPAGGLQVDFGLQIDQLSMCFVLLISGVGSLIHIYSVGYMAEDPDRRRFFGYLNLFLASMLLLVVADNYVLLYVGWEGVGLASYLLIGFWYHKPSAATAAKKAFVMNRVGDAGLAVGMFLTFSTFGTLSYAGVFAGVPAASRAVLTAIGLLMLLGACAKSAQVPLQAWLGDAMEGPTPVSALIHAATMVTAGVYLIVRSGPLYNLAPTAQLAVVIVGAVTLLFGAIIGCAKDDIKRALAASTISQIGYMVLAAGLGPAGYAFAIMHLLTHGFFKAGLFLGSGAVIHAMHEEQDMRRYGGLRAALPVTFATFGLAYLAIIGVPPFAGFFSKDAIIEAALGAGGIRGSLLGGAALLGAGVTAFYMTRVMLMTFFGEKRWTPGAHPHEAPAVMTWPMILLAVGSVFSGGLLAVGGTLRHWLQPVVGSHEEATHALPTWVATTLALGVVAVGIAVAYRMYGTAPIPRVAPVRVSALTAAARADLYGDAFNEEVFMRPGAQLTNAVVAVDDAGVDGSVNALATLVSQTSNRLRQMQTGFARNYALSMLVGAVLVAAALLVVQLW; this is encoded by the coding sequence GTGACAACTTCCTTGGGGACTCACTACACCTGGCTGCTGGTGGCACTGCCACTGGCGGGTGCCGCAATCTTGCTGTTCGGCGGCAGACGCACCGATGCGTGGGGCCACCTGCTGGGCTGTGCCGCAGCGCTGGCGGCATTCGGGGTGGGCGCGATGCTGCTGGCCGACATGCTCGGTCGCGATGGGCTCGAGCGCGCGATCCATCAGCAGGTGTTCACCTGGATACCCGCCGGCGGACTCCAAGTCGACTTCGGGCTGCAGATCGATCAGTTGTCCATGTGCTTCGTGCTGCTGATCTCCGGGGTCGGATCGCTGATTCACATCTATTCGGTCGGCTACATGGCCGAGGACCCGGACCGGCGCAGGTTTTTCGGCTATCTCAACCTGTTTCTGGCCTCGATGCTGCTGCTGGTGGTCGCCGACAACTATGTGTTGCTGTACGTCGGCTGGGAGGGTGTGGGCCTGGCGTCGTATCTGTTGATCGGTTTCTGGTACCACAAGCCGTCGGCGGCCACCGCGGCCAAAAAGGCATTCGTGATGAACCGGGTTGGGGACGCCGGCCTAGCGGTGGGTATGTTCTTGACGTTTAGCACTTTCGGCACCCTGTCGTATGCCGGCGTGTTCGCCGGCGTACCCGCCGCAAGTCGCGCAGTGCTGACCGCGATCGGGTTGTTGATGCTGTTGGGGGCGTGCGCCAAGTCCGCGCAGGTTCCGCTGCAAGCCTGGCTTGGCGACGCGATGGAGGGCCCCACCCCGGTGTCCGCGCTGATCCACGCCGCCACCATGGTGACCGCCGGAGTGTATTTGATTGTGCGGTCGGGCCCGCTGTACAACCTGGCGCCCACCGCCCAACTGGCGGTCGTCATCGTCGGCGCGGTGACGCTGCTGTTTGGGGCGATCATCGGCTGCGCCAAGGACGACATCAAACGTGCGCTGGCAGCCTCGACCATTAGCCAGATCGGCTACATGGTGCTGGCCGCGGGCCTGGGTCCGGCCGGCTACGCGTTTGCGATCATGCATCTGCTCACTCACGGTTTCTTCAAGGCCGGCCTATTCCTTGGGTCCGGCGCGGTGATTCACGCGATGCACGAAGAGCAGGACATGCGCCGTTACGGTGGTCTGCGCGCCGCCCTGCCGGTCACGTTCGCAACCTTCGGCCTGGCGTATCTGGCGATTATCGGGGTACCGCCGTTCGCGGGCTTCTTCTCCAAGGATGCGATCATCGAGGCCGCATTGGGCGCCGGCGGCATCCGGGGCTCGCTGCTGGGCGGTGCCGCGCTGCTGGGTGCGGGCGTCACCGCGTTCTACATGACGCGAGTGATGCTGATGACCTTCTTCGGCGAAAAGCGTTGGACGCCAGGCGCCCATCCGCACGAGGCACCGGCCGTGATGACCTGGCCGATGATCTTGCTCGCCGTCGGCTCGGTGTTCTCCGGTGGCCTGCTCGCGGTGGGTGGCACGTTGCGGCATTGGCTGCAGCCAGTTGTCGGATCTCATGAAGAGGCCACCCATGCGCTGCCGACCTGGGTCGCCACCACCCTGGCGCTCGGTGTGGTCGCCGTCGGTATCGCGGTGGCCTACCGGATGTACGGCACCGCGCCGATCCCGAGGGTTGCCCCGGTTCGGGTGTCGGCGCTGACCGCGGCCGCACGTGCGGACCTGTACGGCGATGCCTTCAACGAGGAGGTGTTCATGCGCCCTGGTGCGCAATTGACCAACGCGGTGGTCGCGGTGGACGACGCGGGTGTGGACGGCTCGGTTAACGCGCTGGCGACGCTCGTGAGCCAGACTTCGAATCGCCTGCGGCAAATGCAAACCGGCTTCGCCCGTAACTACGCGTTATCGATGCTGGTAGGAGCGGTGTTAGTGGCGGCGGCGCTGCTGGTGGTGCAGCTGTGGTGA
- the nuoM gene encoding NADH-quinone oxidoreductase subunit M (NuoM (NADH dehydrogenase I subunit M)): MNNVPWLSVLWLVPLAGAVLIILLPPGRRRLAKWAGMVVSVLTLAVSIVVAAEFKPSAEPYQFVEKHSWIPAFGAGYTLGVDGIAVVLVLLTTVLIPLLLVAGWNDATDADDLSPASGRYPQRPAPPRLRSSGGERTRGVHAYVALTLAIESMVLMSVIALDVLLFYVFFEAMLIPMYFLIGGFGQGAGRSRAAVKFLLYNLFGGLIMLAAVIGLYVVTAQYDSGTFDFREIVAGVAAGRYGADPAVFKALFLGFMFAFAIKAPLWPFHRWLPDAAVESTPATAVLMMAVMDKVGTFGMLRYCLQLFPDPSTYFRPLIVTLAIIGVIYGAIVAIGQTDMMRLIAYTSISHFGFIIAGIFVMTTQGQSGSTLYMLNHGLSTAAVFLIAGFLIARRGSRSIADYGGVQKVAPILAGTFMVSAMATVSLPGLAPFISEFLVLLGTFSRYWLAAAFGVTALVLSAVYMLWLYQRVMTGPVAEGNERIGDLVGREMIVVAPLIALLLVLGVYPKPVLDIINPAVENTMTTIGQHDPAPSVAHPVPAVGASRTAEGPHP; encoded by the coding sequence GTGAATAACGTGCCGTGGCTGAGCGTGCTCTGGCTGGTGCCGCTGGCAGGTGCGGTGCTGATCATCCTGCTACCACCCGGTCGGCGCCGACTCGCCAAGTGGGCCGGTATGGTTGTCAGCGTCCTGACGTTGGCGGTGTCGATCGTCGTCGCGGCCGAATTCAAGCCCAGCGCCGAGCCGTATCAGTTCGTCGAAAAGCATTCCTGGATACCGGCGTTCGGCGCCGGCTATACCCTTGGTGTGGACGGCATCGCAGTGGTGCTGGTGTTGTTGACCACAGTGCTGATTCCGTTGCTGCTGGTGGCCGGCTGGAACGACGCAACCGATGCTGACGACCTGTCCCCCGCAAGCGGGAGGTACCCCCAGCGCCCGGCTCCGCCGCGCTTGCGATCGTCAGGTGGCGAACGCACCCGAGGCGTGCACGCCTACGTGGCATTGACGCTGGCCATCGAGTCGATGGTGCTGATGTCGGTGATCGCGCTGGACGTGCTGCTGTTCTACGTGTTCTTCGAGGCCATGCTGATCCCGATGTACTTCCTCATCGGCGGCTTCGGCCAGGGGGCCGGACGCTCGCGTGCCGCGGTGAAGTTCTTGCTGTACAACCTGTTTGGCGGGTTGATCATGCTGGCGGCGGTGATCGGGCTGTATGTGGTGACCGCACAGTACGATTCGGGCACCTTCGACTTCCGTGAGATCGTGGCCGGCGTGGCGGCGGGCCGCTACGGAGCGGACCCGGCGGTGTTCAAGGCGCTGTTCTTGGGCTTCATGTTCGCGTTCGCGATCAAGGCTCCGCTGTGGCCGTTCCATCGCTGGCTGCCGGACGCCGCCGTCGAGTCCACCCCAGCGACCGCGGTGCTGATGATGGCGGTGATGGACAAGGTCGGCACCTTCGGCATGCTGCGCTACTGCCTGCAGCTGTTTCCTGACCCGTCAACGTATTTCCGTCCGCTGATCGTGACGCTGGCCATCATCGGGGTGATCTACGGCGCGATCGTGGCGATCGGCCAAACCGACATGATGCGGCTGATCGCCTACACCTCGATCTCGCACTTCGGGTTCATCATCGCAGGCATCTTCGTCATGACCACCCAGGGCCAGAGCGGGTCGACGCTGTACATGCTCAACCACGGCCTGTCCACGGCGGCGGTGTTCCTGATCGCCGGTTTCTTGATAGCGCGGCGCGGCAGCCGATCGATCGCCGACTACGGCGGTGTCCAGAAGGTGGCGCCCATCCTGGCCGGCACGTTCATGGTCTCGGCCATGGCCACCGTATCGCTGCCCGGCCTAGCCCCGTTTATCAGCGAATTCCTGGTTCTGCTGGGCACTTTCAGCCGCTACTGGCTGGCGGCGGCGTTCGGCGTTACCGCACTGGTCCTCTCGGCCGTTTACATGCTGTGGCTCTACCAGCGGGTGATGACCGGTCCGGTAGCCGAAGGCAACGAACGCATAGGGGATCTGGTGGGCCGCGAGATGATCGTGGTGGCACCGTTGATCGCGCTGTTACTCGTGCTTGGGGTCTACCCCAAACCTGTGCTCGACATCATCAATCCGGCGGTCGAGAACACCATGACCACCATCGGCCAGCATGATCCCGCGCCCAGCGTGGCACACCCGGTTCCGGCCGTGGGCGCCTCCCGGACAGCCGAAGGACCGCACCCATGA
- the PPE53 gene encoding PPE family protein PPE53 (Member of the Mycobacterium tuberculosis PPE protein family) — MNYSVLPPEINSLRMFTGAGSAPMLAASVAWDRLAAELAVAASSFGSVTSGLAGQSWQGAAAAAMAAAAAPYAGWLAAAAARAAGASAQAKAVASAFEAARAATVHPMLVAANRNAFVQLVLSNLFGQNAPAIAAAEAMYEQMWAADVAAMVGYHGGASAAAAQLSSWSIGLQQALPAAPSALAAAIGLGNIGVGNLGGGNTGDYNLGSGNSGNANVGSGNSGNANVGSGNDGATNLGSGNIGNTNLGSGNVGNVNLGSGNRGFGNLGNGNFGSGNLGSGNTGSTNFGGGNLGSFNLGSGNIGSSNIGFGNNGDNNLGLGNNGNNNIGFGLTGDNLVGIGALNSGIGNLGFGNSGNNNIGFFNSGNNNVGFFNSGNNNFGFGNAGDINTGFGNAGDTNTGFGNAGFFNMGIGNAGNEDMGVGNGGSFNVGVGNAGNQSVGFGNAGTLNVGFANAGSINTGFANSGSINTGGFDSGDRNTGFGSSVDQSVSSSGFGNTGMNSSGFFNTGNVSAGYGNNGDVQSGINNTNSGGFNVGFYNSGAGTVGIANSGLQTTGIANSGTLNTGVANTGDHSSGGFNQGSDQSGFFGQP, encoded by the coding sequence ATGAATTATTCGGTGTTGCCGCCGGAGATTAATTCGTTGCGGATGTTTACCGGTGCGGGGTCTGCGCCGATGCTTGCGGCATCGGTGGCTTGGGATCGTTTGGCCGCGGAGTTGGCGGTGGCGGCGTCCTCGTTTGGGTCGGTGACTTCGGGGTTGGCGGGTCAGTCCTGGCAGGGTGCGGCGGCGGCGGCGATGGCCGCGGCGGCGGCGCCGTATGCGGGGTGGTTGGCTGCTGCGGCGGCGCGGGCCGCTGGCGCGTCGGCTCAGGCCAAGGCGGTGGCCAGTGCGTTTGAGGCGGCGCGGGCGGCGACGGTGCATCCGATGCTGGTGGCGGCCAACCGTAATGCGTTTGTGCAGTTGGTGTTGTCGAATCTGTTTGGGCAGAATGCGCCGGCGATCGCGGCCGCTGAGGCGATGTATGAACAGATGTGGGCCGCCGATGTGGCCGCGATGGTGGGCTATCACGGCGGGGCATCGGCGGCCGCGGCGCAGCTGTCGTCGTGGTCAATTGGTCTGCAGCAGGCGTTGCCAGCTGCGCCATCGGCGCTGGCCGCCGCGATCGGCCTCGGCAACATCGGCGTCGGGAACCTGGGCGGCGGGAACACCGGTGACTACAATCTGGGCAGCGGAAATTCCGGCAACGCCAACGTAGGTAGCGGAAACTCCGGCAACGCCAATGTGGGCAGCGGAAATGACGGTGCCACGAATTTGGGCAGCGGAAATATCGGCAACACCAATCTCGGCAGCGGAAACGTTGGCAATGTCAATCTGGGCAGCGGAAACCGAGGCTTTGGAAACCTCGGCAACGGAAACTTTGGCAGTGGGAACCTGGGCAGTGGAAACACCGGAAGTACCAACTTCGGCGGCGGAAATCTCGGTTCCTTCAACTTGGGCAGTGGAAACATCGGCTCCTCCAACATCGGTTTCGGAAACAACGGCGACAATAACCTCGGCCTCGGGAACAATGGCAACAACAACATCGGTTTTGGGCTCACCGGCGACAACTTGGTGGGCATTGGCGCGCTGAACTCGGGCATCGGGAATCTAGGTTTCGGGAACTCGGGTAACAACAACATCGGTTTCTTCAACTCTGGCAACAACAACGTGGGCTTCTTCAATTCGGGCAACAACAACTTCGGCTTTGGAAACGCGGGCGACATCAACACGGGCTTCGGAAACGCCGGCGACACCAACACGGGCTTCGGAAACGCCGGCTTCTTCAATATGGGCATCGGGAACGCGGGCAACGAAGACATGGGCGTCGGGAACGGCGGTTCCTTTAACGTGGGCGTTGGCAATGCGGGCAACCAAAGTGTGGGCTTTGGCAACGCGGGCACCCTAAACGTGGGCTTCGCAAACGCGGGCAGTATCAATACGGGATTCGCGAACTCGGGCAGCATCAATACGGGCGGTTTCGACTCGGGCGACCGGAACACCGGGTTTGGAAGCTCGGTCGACCAATCCGTTTCGAGCTCGGGCTTCGGCAACACCGGCATGAATTCCTCAGGCTTCTTTAACACGGGCAATGTTTCGGCTGGCTATGGGAACAACGGTGACGTTCAGTCGGGCATCAATAACACCAACTCCGGCGGCTTCAACGTCGGCTTCTATAACTCGGGTGCCGGCACCGTGGGCATCGCAAACTCTGGCCTGCAGACCACAGGCATTGCGAACTCGGGCACCCTCAACACGGGTGTGGCGAACACGGGTGACCACAGCTCGGGGGGCTTCAATCAGGGCAGTGACCAGTCGGGCTTCTTCGGTCAGCCCTAA
- a CDS encoding dioxygenase — protein sequence MLSTDNRAELGDILTDIGDYLDDNPPALSLPPAAYTSSELWQLERERIFNRSWMLVAHVDQVAKTGDYVTVSVAGEPVMVVRDVDGQLHALSPICRHRLMLMVEPGAGRIDTLTCQYHLWRYGLDGRLRGAPHMAANLDFNRRECRLPQFAVATWNGLVWINLDADAEPIAAHLDLTDDEFAGYRLGEMVQVESWSHEWRANWKVAAENGHENYHVLGLHRQTLEPFVPGGGDLDVRQYSRWALRLRVPFTVPVEAKSLQLNEVQKSNLVVLWTFPNSALAIAGERVVWFGFIPQSIDRVQVLGGVLTTPELAADAAATAQTSQFVMAMINDEDRLGLEAVQVGAGSRFAERGHLSSKEWPGMLAFYRNLAMALVGDHPGAS from the coding sequence ATGTTATCAACTGATAACCGAGCCGAGCTCGGAGACATCCTTACCGACATCGGGGATTACCTCGACGACAATCCACCGGCGCTAAGCCTGCCGCCGGCCGCCTACACCTCATCGGAGCTGTGGCAGCTGGAGCGGGAACGGATCTTCAACCGGTCCTGGATGCTTGTCGCGCATGTCGACCAAGTCGCCAAGACCGGTGACTACGTCACCGTGTCCGTCGCAGGGGAGCCGGTCATGGTGGTGCGGGACGTCGACGGGCAGCTGCACGCTCTTTCGCCGATCTGCCGGCACCGGTTGATGCTGATGGTGGAACCCGGTGCGGGGCGCATCGACACGTTGACCTGCCAATACCACCTGTGGCGCTATGGGCTGGATGGCCGGTTGCGCGGAGCGCCCCATATGGCCGCCAACTTAGACTTCAACCGTAGGGAGTGCCGGCTTCCGCAGTTCGCCGTGGCCACCTGGAATGGATTGGTGTGGATCAACCTGGATGCCGATGCCGAACCAATCGCGGCGCATCTGGACCTGACTGACGACGAATTCGCCGGCTATCGGCTCGGTGAGATGGTGCAGGTCGAGTCGTGGTCGCATGAGTGGCGAGCTAATTGGAAGGTGGCGGCGGAAAATGGTCATGAGAACTACCACGTGCTCGGCCTGCATCGCCAAACCCTGGAGCCGTTCGTTCCTGGTGGGGGCGATCTGGACGTTCGGCAGTATTCGCGGTGGGCGTTGCGCCTCAGGGTTCCCTTCACCGTTCCAGTAGAAGCGAAGTCGTTGCAGCTCAACGAGGTTCAGAAAAGTAATCTGGTCGTGTTGTGGACGTTTCCGAACAGCGCGCTGGCCATAGCGGGCGAGCGGGTGGTGTGGTTCGGCTTTATTCCGCAAAGCATCGACCGGGTGCAGGTGCTCGGCGGCGTGCTCACCACCCCCGAGTTAGCCGCCGATGCGGCAGCAACAGCTCAGACGTCGCAGTTCGTGATGGCGATGATCAATGACGAGGACCGGCTCGGACTGGAGGCCGTGCAGGTTGGGGCGGGCTCGCGATTCGCCGAACGGGGTCACCTTAGCTCGAAAGAATGGCCCGGCATGCTCGCGTTCTACCGGAACCTCGCCATGGCGCTGGTTGGCGACCACCCAGGTGCCAGCTAG
- a CDS encoding integral membrane protein → MTSFAHPGTRGLSTVFGLMMVGSAAVGSHGLAVVVGLAAVIAVGVAAVFRLAATLAVVLSVVMIVVSGPTHVLAALSGFCAAVYLVCRYGAGVVAGSWPTTVAAVGFTFAGLAATSFPLQVPWLPLAAPLAVLATYVLATRPFSR, encoded by the coding sequence ATGACCTCGTTTGCGCACCCGGGTACTCGTGGGCTCTCCACGGTGTTCGGACTGATGATGGTGGGGTCGGCCGCTGTGGGATCGCACGGGCTGGCTGTTGTCGTGGGGCTTGCCGCGGTGATTGCGGTAGGGGTGGCGGCGGTGTTTCGCCTGGCGGCAACGCTTGCCGTGGTGTTGTCGGTGGTGATGATCGTGGTGTCCGGCCCGACGCATGTGCTTGCCGCATTGTCGGGGTTTTGCGCCGCCGTCTACCTGGTGTGCCGATACGGGGCCGGTGTTGTCGCCGGGAGCTGGCCGACGACCGTTGCCGCCGTTGGTTTCACGTTCGCTGGGTTGGCTGCGACGTCGTTCCCGCTGCAAGTGCCATGGCTGCCGTTGGCGGCACCGTTGGCCGTGTTGGCTACCTACGTGCTGGCCACCCGTCCGTTCTCGAGGTGA
- the nuoN gene encoding NADH-quinone oxidoreductase subunit N (NuoN (NADH dehydrogenase I subunit N) Belongs to the complex I subunit 2 family.) encodes MILPAPHVEYFLLAPMLIVFSVAVAGVLAEAFLPRRWRYGAQVTLALGGSAVALIAVIVVARSIHGSGHAAVLGAIAVDRATLFLQGTVLLVTIMAVVFMAERSARVSPQRQNTLAVARLPGLDSFTPQASAVPGSDAERQAERAGATQTELFPLAMLSVGGMMVFPASNDLLTMFVALEVLSLPLYLMCGLARNRRLLSQEAAMKYFLLGAFSSAFFLYGVALLYGATGTLTLPGIRDALAARTDDSMALAGVALLAVGLLFKVGAVPFHSWIPDVYQGAPTPITGFMAAATKVAAFGALLRVVYVALPPLHDQWRPVLWAIAILTMTVGTVTAVNQTNVKRMLAYSSVAHVGFILTGVIADNPAGLSATLFYLVAYSFSTMGAFAIVGLVRGADGSAGSEDADLSHWAGLGQRSPIVGVMLSMFLLAFAGIPLTSGFVSKFAVFRAAASAGAVPLVIVGVISSGVAAYFYVRVIVSMFFTEESGDTPHVAAPGVLSKAAIAVCTVVTVVLGIAPQPVLDLADQAAQLLR; translated from the coding sequence ATGATCCTGCCCGCCCCGCACGTCGAGTACTTCCTGCTCGCTCCGATGCTCATCGTCTTTTCGGTTGCGGTCGCCGGTGTGCTGGCCGAGGCTTTCCTGCCGCGCCGGTGGCGCTATGGCGCCCAAGTGACGCTCGCCCTTGGCGGGTCGGCAGTGGCACTCATCGCGGTCATCGTGGTGGCCAGGTCGATTCACGGGTCGGGTCACGCCGCGGTGCTGGGGGCCATAGCCGTGGATCGAGCGACCCTGTTTCTGCAAGGCACCGTACTACTGGTCACGATCATGGCAGTCGTCTTCATGGCCGAACGCAGCGCCCGGGTGAGTCCGCAACGCCAGAACACCCTCGCTGTGGCGCGGCTCCCTGGACTCGATTCGTTTACCCCGCAGGCTTCCGCCGTGCCCGGCAGCGATGCTGAGCGCCAAGCGGAACGGGCGGGAGCCACCCAGACGGAACTTTTCCCGCTGGCGATGCTGTCCGTCGGCGGCATGATGGTGTTTCCCGCGTCCAACGACCTGTTGACGATGTTCGTTGCGCTGGAGGTGCTATCGCTGCCGCTGTACCTGATGTGTGGGCTGGCCCGGAATCGCCGCCTGCTGTCGCAGGAAGCCGCGATGAAGTACTTCCTGCTGGGCGCCTTCTCGTCGGCGTTCTTCCTCTACGGCGTCGCGTTGCTATACGGCGCGACCGGCACGCTGACCTTGCCGGGTATTCGGGATGCGTTGGCAGCGCGCACCGACGACTCAATGGCGTTGGCCGGCGTCGCGCTGCTCGCGGTCGGCCTACTATTCAAGGTCGGCGCGGTGCCATTCCACTCCTGGATTCCCGATGTGTACCAGGGCGCACCCACCCCGATCACCGGGTTCATGGCGGCCGCCACCAAGGTCGCGGCGTTCGGTGCGCTGCTCCGGGTGGTCTATGTCGCGCTGCCGCCGCTGCACGATCAGTGGCGCCCGGTGCTGTGGGCGATTGCCATCCTCACCATGACGGTGGGCACCGTCACCGCGGTAAACCAGACCAACGTCAAGCGTATGCTGGCCTATTCATCGGTCGCGCACGTCGGTTTCATACTTACCGGCGTGATCGCCGATAATCCGGCGGGTCTTTCCGCGACGTTGTTCTATCTGGTCGCCTACAGCTTCAGCACGATGGGTGCGTTTGCCATCGTGGGTCTGGTCCGAGGCGCCGACGGCTCAGCAGGTTCAGAGGATGCCGACCTGTCCCACTGGGCCGGGCTGGGACAGCGTTCACCTATCGTGGGCGTGATGCTGTCGATGTTTCTGCTGGCCTTCGCCGGCATCCCGTTGACCAGTGGATTCGTCAGCAAGTTCGCGGTGTTTAGGGCCGCCGCTTCCGCCGGCGCGGTGCCGCTGGTAATCGTCGGCGTGATCTCCAGCGGCGTCGCCGCCTACTTCTACGTGCGGGTGATCGTGAGCATGTTCTTCACCGAAGAATCCGGTGACACACCACACGTGGCGGCACCCGGCGTGCTGAGCAAGGCCGCCATTGCGGTATGCACGGTAGTCACCGTGGTGCTGGGGATCGCCCCGCAGCCGGTGCTCGACCTGGCCGACCAGGCCGCCCAGTTGCTGCGCTGA